The Kitasatospora paranensis genome has a window encoding:
- a CDS encoding RNA polymerase sigma factor has product MDGTPLLIEAAKAGDPDAWAELYRRYRGPVLAFLTRRTGNRALAEDLTQDTFVRAMACIGGYRWTGKDMGAWIITIARNIMFDHDKRRATRSESTVAAVADSDAGICVEDLALSAVEAQRLCAALATLTDRQRAALTLRYLDDLSSREVAAAIGIRVGALKTLTYRARSNLRRTLAHPRDTERPGRRPVSPR; this is encoded by the coding sequence ATGGATGGGACACCACTTCTGATCGAGGCCGCGAAGGCCGGCGACCCTGACGCCTGGGCCGAGTTGTACCGCCGTTATCGAGGACCCGTCCTGGCGTTCCTGACCCGCCGCACGGGGAATCGGGCACTGGCCGAGGACCTCACCCAGGACACCTTTGTCCGGGCAATGGCCTGCATTGGCGGCTACCGCTGGACGGGTAAGGACATGGGCGCCTGGATAATCACCATCGCCCGCAACATCATGTTCGACCACGACAAACGGCGGGCCACCCGCAGCGAGTCCACCGTGGCCGCGGTCGCGGATTCCGACGCCGGAATCTGCGTCGAGGACCTCGCCCTCTCCGCCGTCGAGGCCCAGCGGCTCTGCGCCGCCCTGGCCACCCTGACCGACCGCCAGCGGGCCGCCCTGACGCTGCGCTACCTCGACGACCTGAGCTCGCGCGAGGTGGCCGCCGCGATCGGCATCCGGGTCGGCGCGCTGAAGACGCTCACCTACCGAGCCCGGAGCAACCTGCGCCGCACGCTCGCGCATCCGCGGGACACCGAGCGACCGGGCCGACGGCCCGTCAGTCCTCGATGA
- a CDS encoding helix-turn-helix domain-containing protein encodes MQPPEGTVFETTPAQRFGAVVHEAAQRAGYDLRPGAGGRLALARDTGMSASAVGRMLRGETLPRPSQFERIAQVVHLGLHELLVRGGVISEDSANDLSQGVRSPITPEEALDAWGVTHPMIRKFLLATIAQAIGLQRESERGPFPPESGHGEGTTHMQR; translated from the coding sequence ATGCAGCCGCCCGAGGGAACCGTCTTCGAGACCACTCCGGCCCAGCGCTTCGGCGCCGTCGTGCACGAGGCCGCGCAGCGCGCCGGATACGACCTCAGACCAGGTGCGGGCGGCCGGCTCGCGCTGGCCAGGGACACCGGGATGAGCGCCTCCGCGGTCGGGCGCATGCTGCGCGGCGAGACCCTCCCGCGCCCCTCGCAATTCGAGAGAATCGCGCAGGTCGTCCACCTCGGACTCCACGAGCTGCTGGTGCGCGGCGGGGTAATTTCCGAGGATTCCGCCAATGATCTTTCGCAGGGAGTACGCTCACCCATCACTCCCGAGGAAGCATTGGACGCCTGGGGCGTCACCCATCCCATGATCCGGAAATTCCTCCTCGCGACCATCGCGCAGGCTATCGGCCTGCAGCGGGAAAGCGAGCGCGGGCCTTTTCCGCCGGAATCCGGGCACGGGGAGGGCACCACGCACATGCAGAGGTGA